GATCTGAAGTATTGCGTGATATCGCCGGAGGGCCGGTTGCCGTCGATTGCCTGAGTGCTCACTACTACTCCGTGGGGTGCGAAACCGACGAGTATCACTGTGCGACAGAGGCAGGCGACCCTGGCTGGCCTTCCCGATCATCCGGACAGAAAGCAGTGCCCTCGGGAGCACTTGCGGTCACTGCTGGCAGGGAGTAAACGCTTCGTCACTATAACCCACAGCTCCGCCCGGCAACCCTCGCGACCGGCTGGTCCTCGACCCGCCGTTCAGTGGCATGCGCGCTTTCGGTCCGACCGGTACCACAATCCGGTACAGGTCGGTCGAGTCCTCGCATAAGCGACAGAACACCGAATCGCGAGGACGTCATAGTAAATATTCCGGCGAATTCACCTCCGCTTCCGGGCGGCGGGGCCCGGAAAACTCACGAACTGTCACCGTTTGCCCCCGCCGCACCTCGGCCGCAGCGGCTCCGCCCGTCCCGACGGAGCCCGCCGGGAGAGCGCAGGCCACCGGCGTACGTTCGTGATCCGATTCCCTCGGGCTCCGAGGGCAAAGCCTCGTCAAAACGTAGGACTGGGGAAAGAATATGGGTGCAGAGGGAACTGGCATGAATGCTCGGATCGGCGATTCCGATCCCGCTCCGGTGCAATTGCTGACACCCGAGGGGGAGCGTGTGACGCACCCTGAGTACTCCCTCTCCGTCACGCCGGACGAGCTGCGCGGGCTGTACCGCGACATGCAGCTGACCCGGCGCTTCGACGCCGAGGCGGTCGCGCTCCAGCGACAGGGCGAACTCGGCCTCTGGGCGCCGCTGCTCGGCCAGGAGGCGGCGCAGATCGGATCGGCCTGGGCGACCCGGGACGACGACTACATCTTCCCCACCTACCGCGAGCACGGCGTGGCCTGGTGCCGCGGGGTGGACCCGCTCGCGCTGATGAGCCTCTACCGCGGGGTCGACCAGGGCGGCTGGGACCCGAACGAGCACAACTTCCACCTCTACACGCTGGTGATCGGCGCACCGACGCTGCACGCGACCGGCTACGCGATGGGCGTGGCACTGGACCAGGCCGAGAGCGCGGTCATCTCCTACTTCGGGGACGGCGCCTCCAGCCAGGGCGACGTGGCCGAGGCCTTCACCTTCGCCGCCGTCAACCAGGCGCCGGTGGTCTTCTTCTGCCAGAACAACCAGTGGGCCATCTCCACCCCGGTCGAGAAGCAGAGCAAGGTGCCGCTGTACCGGCGCGCGGCCGGCTACGGCTTCCCGGGGGTGCGGGTGGACGGCAACGACGTGCTGGCCGTGCTGGCCGTCACCCGGGCCGCGCTGGAGCACGCCCGCAGCGGCGCCGGCCCCACGCTGATCGAGGCGCTGACGTACCGGATGGGCGCCCACGCGACCTCCGACGACCCGAGCCGCTACCGGCCGGCGCGGGAGGAGGCGGAGTGGGCCGGGCGCGACCCGATCGCCCGGCTGCGGGCCCTGCTGGTGCGCGAGGAGCTGGCGGACGAGACGTTCTTCGCCGAGGTCGAGGCCGAGGCGGCCGCGCTGGCCACCCGGGTCCGCGAGGGCGTCCGCGGCATGCCGGACCCGGACCCGCTGTCGATCCTCGCGCACGTCTACAGCGAGCCGCACACCCTGGTCGAGGAGGAGCGCGCCGAGCTGTCGGCGTATCTCGCGGGCTTCACGGCCGAGCGCTGATGAGAGCCGTCCCCGGCACCACCACCATGGCCCGAGCCCTGAACGCCGCCCTTCGCGCGGCCCTGGCGGGCGACCCCCGGGTGCTGGTGGCGGGCCGGCACCCGGGGCGGTCCGGCAGTGCCTGCCAGGTCACCGACGGCCTGCGCGAGGAGTTCGGACCGCGCCGGATCGTCGAGGGGCCGCTCGCCGAGTCCGCGGTCGTCGGCACGGCCGTCGGGCTGGCCCTGCGGGGGTACCGGCCGGTGGTGGAGATCCGGTTCGACGGGTTCGTCCACCCCGCCTTCGACCAGATGGTGGGTCAGCTGGCCCGGCTGCACGCCCGCTCGGCGGGGCGGCTCACCGTCCCGCTGGTGATCCGGGTCCCGTACGCGGGTGGCACCGGCGCGAGCGAACACCACAGCGAGTCACCGGAGGCGTACTTCGCCCACACCCCCGGGCTTCGGGTGGTCACCCCCTCGACCCCGCACGACGCCTACTGGATGCTGCGCAAGGCGATCGCCTGCGACGACCCGGTGGTGCTGCTGGAGCCCCGGCGCCGCTACTGGGACAACGGCCCGATAGACCCCGACACCGAGCCGCTCCCGCTGCACGGCGCCCGGGTGGTGCGCACCGGGCGGGACGCCACCCTGGCCGCGTACGGACCGGCGGTGCGGGTCTGCCTGGAGGCCGCCGCCGTGGCGGCCAGCGAGGGCCACGAGCTGGAGGTGGTGGACCTTCGCTCGCTCTCCCCGCTGGACTTCACGGCGCTGCGCACCTCCGTCCGCAAGACCGGCCGGCTGGTCCTGGTCCACGAGGCACCGGTCTTCATGGGCCTCGGCGCGGAGATCGCGGCGCGGCTCACCGAGGACTGCTTCCCCTACCTGGAGGCCCCCGTCCTGCGGGTCGGCGGCCGGACCTCCTCGCACCCGTCGGCCCGGGCCGAGGAGGACTGCCTGCCCAGCCCGGACCGGGTGCTGGAGGCGCTGGACCGCGCGCTGGCCTACTGAGCGCCGGCCTACCGAGCGGGCCCTTCGGCGCCTTCGCCCCCCATCCCTTCGACGCCGATCCCTTCGCCCGCGATCCCCTCGCCCGCGACCCCTTCGACGCCGGGGCCTCCGACGCCGGGGCCTCCGACGCCGAGCCTTCGACGCCGGGGCCCGGGACCGGCGCCTCCGGCGAACGGGGGTGCCAGCACGACCCGTCGCGGGACCGGCCTCGGCAGGACGGCCGCCCGCGGGATCCACACCGGCAGTACCGACACCAGCGAGAGGAACACGACCGTGAGCGACACCGCAGTGCCCGGCCCCCGGCTCCGCCCCGCCCTGGACGGCATACCGACCTACAAGCCGGGGCGCGCGCCGACCGCCCCGGACGGCGCGAGCGCCTACAAGCTGTCCTCGAACGAGAACCCCTACCCGCCGCTCCCCGGCGTCCTGGACGCCACCCTGGCGGCCGCCGCCGACCTCAACCGCTACCCGGACCTGGCCTGCTCCGAGCTGACCGAGGAGCTGGCCCGGCGCTTCGAGGTGCCGCCCGGGCACATCGCCACCGGCACCGGCTCGGTGGGCGTCGCCCAGTCGCTGCTGCAGGCCACCGCCGGTCCCGGCGACGAGGTGGTGTACGCCTGGCGCTCCTTCGAGGCGTACCCGATCATCACCCGGATCAGCGGCGCCACCGCCGTCCAGGTCCCGCTGACCGCCGGGGAGGAGCACGACCTGGACGCCATGGCGGAGGCGATCACCGGGCGGACCCGGCTGGTCTTCGTCTGCAACCCCAACAACCCGACCGGCACGGCCGTCCGGCGGGCCGAGCTGGAGCGCTTCCTGGACGCGGTGCCCTCCGACGTCCTGGTCGTGCTGGACGAGGCCTACCGCGAGTTCGTCCGGGACGAGGACGTCCCGGACGGCGTCGAGCTCTACCGGGACCGGCCGAACGTGGCCGTGCTGCGCACCTTCTCCAAGGCGTACGGCCTGGCCGGGCTGCGGGTCGGCTTCGCGATCGCGCACGAGCCGGTCGCGGCCGCGCTGCGCAAGACCGCCGTGCCGTTCGGCGTCAGCCGGCTCGCCCAGGACGCGGCGGTCGCCTCGCTACGCGCAGAGGACGCCCTGATGACCAGGGTGCACGCCCTGGTGGCGGAGCGCGGGCGGGTCGCCGGCGCCCTCGCGGAGCAGGGCTGGACGGTCCCGGACTCGCAGGCCAACTTCGTCTGGCTGCGGCTCGGCGACCGGACCTCCGAGTTCGCCGAGGTCTGCGAACGGGCGGGTGTCGTGGTCCGTCCGTTCCCCGGCGAAGGGGTCCGGGTGAGCATCGGCGAGAGTGCGGGCAACGACCTCTTCCTGCAGACCGCCGAGGTGTTCCGCAAGGGACTCTGAGCCGGGGCGCCGAGGCCGGACGCGGGCCGGGCCCGCGTCCGGCCCTCGTCCGACCGCCGGTGGGGAGCGGCGGGGAGCGGCCCCGTCCCGGTGGAGCGCGGCGGGTCGCTACTGTGAACGGACGACACATCGAGAGGCACCGTCCAGATGGCCAAGATCTCCGCCGAACCGCGCGCCGGCACGCGAAAGGCCCTGTTGCAGTTGACCGGGGTGAGCCGCTCCTACGGCGAGCGGGAGGTGCTGCACCCCGTGAACCTGAACCTGGCGCCGGGCGAGTGCGTCGCGCTGCTCGGCCACAACGGCTCCGGGAAGTCGACCCTGCTCAGGGTCGCCGCCGGGCGTGATCTGCCGACCAAGGGCACGGTCCGCTTCGACGGGATCCCGATGGACGAGAACGATCCCCGGATCCGCGCCCGGGTGGCGGTGGTCGGTGACACCGTCGCCTGCTACCCCGACCTCACGGTGCGCGAGCACCTGCTGCTGGTCGCCGTCGCCCACGGCGTCGCGGACGCCAGGGAGTGGGTCGAGCAGGTGCTGACCGACCGGCTGCTCGCCGAGCGGGCCGACGCGCTGCCGTCGGCTCTCTCCTCCGGCCAGTTGCAGGCCCTGCTGCTGGCCTGCGCGCTGGTCCGGCCGCGTGACCTCCTGCTGCTGGACGAACCCGAGCAGCGGCTCGACCCGGACGCCCGCCGCCACCTCGCCGATCTGCTGCGGGCCGAGCTCGCCGACGGCGTGGCGGTCCTGCTCGTCACCCACCACACCGACCTGGCGCTGGAGGTGGCCGACCGGGTGGTGGTGCTGGAGGACGGCGCGATCCTGCGCCAGGGCGCCACCCGGAAGGTGCTGGCTGCCGCCTCCGCGGGCGTGGCGGGCAACCGATGACCGCCGCGGAGCTGCGGACCGGCCCCGGCTCGGAGGAGGAGGCGACCACCGCTCGGCGGGCGGCGGACGCGACGGGGGCCGAGGACGCGACGGACGACACGGACGGACACGCGTCGGACGACCGGACCGACGACGACCGGAGCGCGGACGACGACCTGAGCGACGACGGTCGGAGCGCGGACGACTGGAGCGCGGACGACGACTGGACCGACGAGACGCTGGCCCTGCTGCGCACCATGCGCGCCCCGCACCGGCGCAACCGGGCCAAGCAGGTCGGCTTCGCGGTCTACTGCACCCTGCTGATCCTGGTCATCTGGGGCGGCGTACCGAGCCTCGGGCTCTTCCTGCAGGCCTCGATGGGCGCCGACTACACGGGCCACGGCGGCGATCTGCTCGCCGCGATGCCCAGCGGGATCGCCGCCCTCGGTCTCGCCACCACGCTGCTCGTGGTCCGCGACGGCCTCTGGCGCGGACCGGTGGTCCCGCCGCGCGCCGCGACCGACTGGCTGCTCGCCCACCCGGTCCGGGCCCGGCCGGTGCTCCGGCCCTGGTTCTGGCTGTCCTGCGCGCTGGGCGTCTTCCCCGGCGTGGTGACGGCCGTCGGCGCCATGGTCGCGATGGGGCTGACCCTGCGGGTCGGCCTCCCGGCCGCGCTCGGCTGGTGCCTGGCCGGCGGTGTCTGCCTGCCGCTGCTGGCCACCTGCGCCGCACTGGTGGTGGAGCGCAGCGACCGTGCCGCCCGGTGGGTGCGGCGTTTCACCCCGTACACCACGGTGCTGATCCTGCTGCTCGCGGCGCAGAGCGCGCTGGCCGTGGCCGGCCACCGGGTGGGGTTGCTGGAGCGGGTCGAACTGTGGTCGGGCCCGTGGGGCTGGGCCGGCATCGCCGCGCTGTCTCCGACCCGGGCGGCCGTACCCGGCGGCTGGGTGGCGGCCGCCCTGTTGATCCTGCCGACCGCCGCCGCCCTGGTGCTCGCCGACCGGGCCTCCGCCACCGTGCCGCTGGCCCGGCTGCG
The sequence above is drawn from the Kitasatospora sp. NBC_00315 genome and encodes:
- the pdhA gene encoding pyruvate dehydrogenase (acetyl-transferring) E1 component subunit alpha; translation: MGAEGTGMNARIGDSDPAPVQLLTPEGERVTHPEYSLSVTPDELRGLYRDMQLTRRFDAEAVALQRQGELGLWAPLLGQEAAQIGSAWATRDDDYIFPTYREHGVAWCRGVDPLALMSLYRGVDQGGWDPNEHNFHLYTLVIGAPTLHATGYAMGVALDQAESAVISYFGDGASSQGDVAEAFTFAAVNQAPVVFFCQNNQWAISTPVEKQSKVPLYRRAAGYGFPGVRVDGNDVLAVLAVTRAALEHARSGAGPTLIEALTYRMGAHATSDDPSRYRPAREEAEWAGRDPIARLRALLVREELADETFFAEVEAEAAALATRVREGVRGMPDPDPLSILAHVYSEPHTLVEEERAELSAYLAGFTAER
- a CDS encoding alpha-ketoacid dehydrogenase subunit beta; this encodes MRAVPGTTTMARALNAALRAALAGDPRVLVAGRHPGRSGSACQVTDGLREEFGPRRIVEGPLAESAVVGTAVGLALRGYRPVVEIRFDGFVHPAFDQMVGQLARLHARSAGRLTVPLVIRVPYAGGTGASEHHSESPEAYFAHTPGLRVVTPSTPHDAYWMLRKAIACDDPVVLLEPRRRYWDNGPIDPDTEPLPLHGARVVRTGRDATLAAYGPAVRVCLEAAAVAASEGHELEVVDLRSLSPLDFTALRTSVRKTGRLVLVHEAPVFMGLGAEIAARLTEDCFPYLEAPVLRVGGRTSSHPSARAEEDCLPSPDRVLEALDRALAY
- the hisC gene encoding histidinol-phosphate transaminase, whose translation is MPGPRLRPALDGIPTYKPGRAPTAPDGASAYKLSSNENPYPPLPGVLDATLAAAADLNRYPDLACSELTEELARRFEVPPGHIATGTGSVGVAQSLLQATAGPGDEVVYAWRSFEAYPIITRISGATAVQVPLTAGEEHDLDAMAEAITGRTRLVFVCNPNNPTGTAVRRAELERFLDAVPSDVLVVLDEAYREFVRDEDVPDGVELYRDRPNVAVLRTFSKAYGLAGLRVGFAIAHEPVAAALRKTAVPFGVSRLAQDAAVASLRAEDALMTRVHALVAERGRVAGALAEQGWTVPDSQANFVWLRLGDRTSEFAEVCERAGVVVRPFPGEGVRVSIGESAGNDLFLQTAEVFRKGL
- a CDS encoding ABC transporter ATP-binding protein, with translation MAKISAEPRAGTRKALLQLTGVSRSYGEREVLHPVNLNLAPGECVALLGHNGSGKSTLLRVAAGRDLPTKGTVRFDGIPMDENDPRIRARVAVVGDTVACYPDLTVREHLLLVAVAHGVADAREWVEQVLTDRLLAERADALPSALSSGQLQALLLACALVRPRDLLLLDEPEQRLDPDARRHLADLLRAELADGVAVLLVTHHTDLALEVADRVVVLEDGAILRQGATRKVLAAASAGVAGNR